TTGATGGCGTTGATTCTCCTGCGGGATTGGAGGCTCGTACGCGGTACGTATGCGGTGAGACGTCACATTCCGGGACGTCCACCTGTCGCGCGGTCGCCGGAACCGTCGCCACCGGACTGGGCAGAGCGTCCTTGTAAACCTTGAACGAGCTCACGTTCTGTCCGCTGTGCGCCCACGAGACGCGAACCGAAAGACAGTACAGGTCATCGGAGGCGTTGCAGGCGGTGGGGGGAGTCGGCAGATCAATATCAGACGAACATGCTTGCGCCGCGCAGTGCCAGTCGTCGCCGGTCATGTACACTTCCATGAGGTCACCCTCGTTCACCCGGAAGGTGTCTGAGTACCAGCAGCACGTGTTTGCTCCCTGTGAAGTATTGATCCGCCAGTAGTAGTAAGGATTGTGTCCACTGTCTGGCTGCACCGGTGTCAAGAACACCAGGTAACTTGTTAGCCCGAAGTAGCCGGGACCAAGGCCAAGTTCCTCACCGTTCAGCGAGAAGCAGTTCTCGTTGACCTGACCGTAGTCCTGCCCAATGCCCGGTTGTGTATCGTCGGCCGAGTATCCGTTTGCGTCCGCATCCCAGAACAGGCAGAGCTCCGGACCGTCTGCGTAGGGTGTTCCGGCTACACACGGACATCCTAAAGCCGGATTGGAGCCACTTCCATCATCATAGTAAATGAACAGGTAGTTCGCCGGCTGTGCAAAGCCCGTCGCGACAAGTCCCAGCGCGGCCAAGCCCAGTAGCAATGTCTTCCAAATCTTCATGGCTGTCCCCATCGGTTTGTCCCG
This sequence is a window from bacterium. Protein-coding genes within it:
- a CDS encoding T9SS type A sorting domain-containing protein codes for the protein MKIWKTLLLGLAALGLVATGFAQPANYLFIYYDDGSGSNPALGCPCVAGTPYADGPELCLFWDADANGYSADDTQPGIGQDYGQVNENCFSLNGEELGLGPGYFGLTSYLVFLTPVQPDSGHNPYYYWRINTSQGANTCCWYSDTFRVNEGDLMEVYMTGDDWHCAAQACSSDIDLPTPPTACNASDDLYCLSVRVSWAHSGQNVSSFKVYKDALPSPVATVPATARQVDVPECDVSPHTYRVRASNPAGESTPSNADQGSTYLKRFYPGPEGDLTGDSLAGLTDSIRMQRPSPTCNSGSKLYLIYNMDETPTQWGLLASCSLCTMIRFTLPSIDTLNHCKLALRCSSFDVNCITWDTTESIFHLGYPNAAELRNLVLPDRFDLAQNFPNPFNPETQIVFNVPNAADVKIRVYNVTGQLVRTLTDQRYSVGMHQVTWDGRTDSGQLVSAGVYLYRLEAPGISLTKKMLLMK